In Pristis pectinata isolate sPriPec2 chromosome 26, sPriPec2.1.pri, whole genome shotgun sequence, the genomic stretch CTGTCCTGTGACCAGTGTGATATGAATGGAATCTTTCTGTGCATTCTATGTTGAGTTTGTGGATATATTTCAGTATGTTTGTTCTTAACGCAAGGAGTTTGAGTCAGAAATCATGGCAGCTAAAAGAAACTTGATCTCTCCAAAGAAACTTCATATCTACCTGCAGTTTACCATCTCTTATCAAGCAAGCAGTTGACTATGAGTGGGGAGAATGGACTGGTTCTCTCTTGAAAGGTTGAGGAGGGAACTGAGAAGGCTCTTTATGTTTTTATCAAGTGGATTCAGGGAATGTTGTTATTTGTGGGGAAAAGCATAACTGGAGCCCATCAATATAAGATAATCAGCAAGAAATCAAGTAGGAAATTCCAAAGAAACTCCTTTATCCAAAGTATGGTGAGAATGCAGAACTTGCTAGCACAGGAACTGTTTGCAGCAAATGGTATGGATGCATTTGTAAGGAACTAGAGAAGGATATAAGGGTGATAGTTTTGGTAGATTTAGTTGAGGAAAGGTGAGACTAGgcttgagtggagcataaatgtGGCATTAATTGGTTTAGCTGAATAGCTTGCCTTTGCTGTACATCTTAATATGCAGGTCAAGCAAAGTAGTCTGGGAGCATTGACGCTTTAACAAAATTAAACTCTGCTTTAACTCTTGCATCTTAATGCAGTTTGATGTCTAAATGGAAAATAGGAATGTGAATGATAACGGCCTAGAGACCATCTACTCACTCTGGATAGGTAGTACGTTTTTTTTGATGAAGCAAAGTTAATCAAGCTTGAGTTGATGTTATGGTCCAATAGAACTGTCTTTTTGGAGCCCTGGAGCAGTGCTACCACTTGCATTGTGGCCCACTTGCATCGATGATGTATTTGCATGTTAAGGTGGAGAAACGGAAATGTATATCACCTTGTGCAGTAATAATCTGCATAAGGTGAAGGGCACAACTTCAAAATTTGCCAGTGACACAAAACTCAATGTAGTAAAGTGATGACAATAGTTGTGATCTAAGCTGGTGGAATGGACAGATGTGAGAGTTTTACTGAAAGAATGAAGAGCAGTGATGCAAGCTGAATAGTAACTTGGTGTGAAAATGGACACATCAGAAGGTATTTGTGTACAAAGCAGAAGCAGATTAACAAAGCAGCTAATACATTCTTTGTACTTCATAAACAGAAACTAGTGACCCAGCTTTCATCCTCTGCTTCCCTGACTTGGGGAGAATCTGGCATTTCCCACTGCTGTCTACTGACCCCCAGTGGAAGTCCATATGGATGTTTGAGGGTGGCAAGGTTAGGTTGTCCGGTAAGAAACCTAGTCCTCTGACAAAGACTTAAACTGCATGTACCATGAGAACTGTCCTCAGCAGCATCAGTGGGCAcggaggaaaaaaaaatagggTGGGTAGCATTCAATCCCAAACATAGAATGGGACGTCAAATAGCATTTAACTTAAGTAAAATACAGTGAGAAACTGCTAACCACATTTAAATGCTCTTTGTACATATTTACTGTATGTCTCCACAACTTTGAGTGACACAGCTACTTCCTATTCCGGTCTGCTTATACAGCGAGTACTTGAAAAATAATTAACTAAACATTAATCCTGGACAAAGTTGTCCAATAAAATAGAACCGCTCTCAAAGATCTACATGAGGAGAAGAATGTAAGGGAGGAAAACCTCTGCTTGTCAACGATACATGGATTGTAAAGTCCGACCCTCTTTCTTGCTGAGTTGACTGACTCAGCACAGATCAGAATCTGCTATCTGTTTTGCGTGGTTGCCTAGTGTACATGGTTGGAATGGACAAAGTCTATTTGATTCTTAAGGTTCTGCTTTCCAAATTTCATACATGGCCATCTCACTCCTGGGTTTCTGAGTTTCTTTTCATGCTCCCTTCCTAATCTCTGAACCCAGCAGTTGCTGCTGATGAGTATTACACAGCAGTGAATAGTTCTTCATGTGGGTGGGGTTTGACAAACTGTGACCCAGAGAGGTTGTTGAAGGTTCTCTGCTCCAGTTGATCTTTTTAAAGCACCCTTCCTTTCCATTTACCTACTGGCCAACCTGGTTATATTCTGTGGCAAGGATGTTTTCTTCAGTTTGTAGGCCCCCCTAATTCCCAAACTGACCTGTGGGCCTGTGATTTAAATGCACAGTCAGCACTGGTTTTTATATCTGGATTTCTCCAAACTTGGCATCTATGcccaatatttaaatgaaaattaaagaaagTACAAAATGTTTTTGGCGGAGAAATTGAACTTCTAATGAGACTTCTGTCGGGTCACCAGAGAGCAGTTTCCCATGTTTAATGTGCTCAAGATTTGAAATGAGAATTACTCAAATATTTGGCGATGCAAGAATGGTGATGTGCATTCTGTACTGGGGACAAGTTCTGTGTTTAACCAAATGTAGCTAGTCAGAACACTGCACTGATCTAATGCAGGCCAGTTGATTGCTATAACCTTTTCGGAACGCTAATGTAAACAGTAGTCTCTTCTGGCTTATTGTGTATTCGTAATAAATGTTTGAGTTCAGCAGAATGTTTTGGCTGTTTCATTATGACCGAGTTCTCGATGTCTgttttggttttaatttgcaTTAACGTTTCCAGATAGCACTGGGTTTCTGCCAAGTTTCTGCTCATTTCTTCAACCTGTGGTAATTAATTTTTATCATGGAGCCAAGAGAAGAAATGAGGTGAGGTCTTGGGGTTGAGAAGCAACTAGTGTGAATGTTTATTGCACACTGCTACACATGTGATTTCTACTGCCCGACACAGCATTAATGCACAACCTGCAAAACACCCTTGCTCAAATAACCAAACTACTCGGTTCATAAGAGTTTGCACATTAATCTTGATCTACCTGCATTTTCCTTTTCCTGATGCTCAGCAAATGTTTCCATACCACTTCAGAGCAACGCTTGCTGTCCTTGGTATAGATGACAACAATGTCACTGGTCCTCCAATATAATCACCTCACGAGGTAGACTTTCAACTCTATCTTCTTTTCCGCTCTCCTTAAGGTACTGATGATTGAGCGGCTATCTTTGCTGTTTGCCCTTCTGTACCTCAGTGACCCTGTAGATACTGATAGGCTGTCTCATTGTGGGGATTCGCAGCTAACACTGTTCTGATTGACATTGACTGCAAGCCATGGACATTGAGAGCTGCTGGCTAGCAATCAGCCGTGGGAGCCTCTTGTTTCTCTGTTTTCACCCTCAAAAGTCTGTTCAATTATGATGTACATAATAGCACATATTATGCACGTAGTTCAGGTCATTTAATGCAATAGAGCCTTGGAATTAAACCTGAACACATGGATGTGGTCTTTTTGCTGCATGTTCCCTGAAACAGTCTTGTTCTCACCAGCTGATACTGTGCACTGACTCTACCTGAAGTgatcagtggttttcaacaaacTGACTGGACCAGGCAAAAGTGTGAAACTACATCCTGAATGCTTTGGCAGTGAATGTACTTGCCTTTTTGGCCACCCCAATATTAGTTATTGGCCCCTCTCTTTTACCTACTTTGCAAAGATGTCTGTCAAATTCCTGTTAAAATATCCTGAAGCCAAGAAAGTGGTTGAGCATCTTTGATACAAATGTTCCCAACATCCCCATATGAAGTTGGCAtcagtttcttttttaaatagaTATTGACTCTTTTCAGAGAAAGTTATTATGAGTTAAATGTATTAACTTTTAATGGTAATTTGGGTACGATGTAGTTTGTATTGAGTGAGTTACAAGGAATTTGAAGCTAATTTAATGACATAAGCAATTTAACTGATACATTGCTAACCAGCTTGAGTTTTGCACAATCTGTGGAAATGACTAATTCCTGCATTAAACCTAAAGCCATTTGCTGCTTTTTACAGGGGCCCAATGCATGCAATTCAGTGGCAGTCAAACCACAACAACATTAGAAATTAAATGCATTGTAGTGTCTCATTGAATGTTGCCAAGAGCAGTAATTAATCATCCTGTGTGAAACTGGGCTGAGTGATACTAGATCATGTTGTTGCTCACGTTTGTGTAATTCTGAAGCATCACAAGCCAAGCCCTAATACTAACATTTGAATCTGTTTCACCTCTCCAAATAGAGCGTTGATTTAGACATTTGCATTTGTTAAATTTGGAACTGTTTCTGGTTAGGTAAATCACACATTCAATGAAATcgttgctaaatttgctaatgacattCCTTTCAATTTGTGATTACTTTGAGGCTTATTTTGAGGTGCTTTCTAGGATTTCATCAAGTAGGTTTGTTCACTAGCAGTTTACTGCAATGCAAGTTATTGGTCATTTATTTTTGAGaatctggacattgctggcaaagccagtatttattgtccatctccatttgcccttgaaggtggtgaGCCAGCATCTGAATCATGCAGTCCTTGGGATTCAAGTGCTCCTACAGTAACCGCTGGTATGGGGAGGAATGGCAGAGGAGGaaatgagttccaggatttagccccATTAACAATGACTAAACAGTGATACATTTTcaagttgggatggtgtgtgacttgcatGGAAATCTGCAGTTGGTGTTTACATGAATCTGAAGCCTTTGGTGTTAGAGGTTGctagtttgggaagtgctgtcaggagttaagtaattgcagtgcattttgttgatggtggaCTCTGCAGCCGCTGTGCACCTGTGGCGGAGGGAATCGATGTTTAAGATGGATGGAGTAACAGCCAAGTCGACTGTTTTGGTCTAGGAGGTGTCGAGCTTGCTGAGAATCTTTCATCACATTTCGGACTTGCActttggtggaaaggctttgggatgtcgaAAGATGAGAAATTTGCCTCTGGGTACCCAGCTTCCATCTTGCTCTTGCAGCCATAGCATTTAAGTTGTTGGTCCGCTTGAGTTTCTGGTTGATGGAGACACCCTCACTGGTCCCCAAAGATGTTGATGGGATTGAATATGAAGTGAAGGTAGTTAGACTCTGGAGATGGTTATTGTCTAGCACTTTTGTggagtgaatgttacttgtcGCTTGTCAGCCCATACCTGtatgttgtctaggtctttctGCATCCAGGCCTAAACTGTTTCATGTACTGAAGAGTCGTGAATGCAAATGATCAACCATTATGCAACTGATTATTGACTGACTGACTTTGAAGTCTTGCCCATTCTAAGTCTTGAAGTGGGAAGACAGTTTCTGTTAAGAAACTTTTCAGAACTTTAATGTTAACttttgaggggggtgggggtgttcacATAGGCCAAACCATGCCAGACTTCAGGTCTTGAATCCCATGACCTGAATAGAGTTTGTCTTTCAGCTGAACTTTTGGAATTTGTAACTCCCCATAACTGTTGGAAGTTCGCCTGCATCTGAAGGTTTTTATTTGGTACCTTTTCTCAGTGAAGGATTAGTATGTGTTTTTTTAAGTATAGAAAACTGTCAATTAGGTGCGTCCATTGTTAGTTGTAGTTAAAAGGATATTCCTTGTACCAAATCGTTAAGAATtttttagcaaaaaaaaactataatcTGATGGAAatcttaatatttaattttaaaactaactTCTTGCTCAGATCCTGAGTTCTGTTCCACTGTAGGAGAGAAATCTGGTCTGTAATTTTATGACCATGTGGCTGACCTTTAGCTCAATACCAGCCGAAGCTTATTATTTCACATAGTTTCTGATGtgctgttgttttgtgacagagTATCAGATATAGTTTCTCTCATTGAGGACAATctatagtaaaaaaaaaaattctttttttgCTTGCAGCAGTAATCAAACCATCAGACTGCCCATGCTGTAACCATCTGTTTACAATGCATTAGTCTGAGTTTTGCTGCTTGTGATCTGGCATGTGTAGTTACCTGTACAATAGGCAGacattttgttttcataattttttttatttaaataggaTTGACATAAAATCTTCAAAGCAGTTTCTCTCAAGGATCATAAAACGTCATCTCTGCTTGAACTTTAAAATGGCAGATGATCgcaaaaagcagaaaatttaTTACTTGGAGCCAAAATACTCTATTATTGGTATCAATATGTCAGCAGGCTGCATCTACCATACCTTGTCCAAGTTTCATTACTCGTTCTCAGGAGACTCTCGAACAAAACTCTACCTACTTTGTGATGCTTGTGCTTTAAATGATAGAAGCAACATGTAATTTGGGAGCCAGCATCTGGTCAGAACTTCTGTCCCGTTATTTAGAAGTGGGTCTAGCACATGTTTTGTTACAAACAGAAATCTTACCTGTTGTTGCAAATATTTATAGTTTATTCAATGTGCATCTTTAAGTTCCTTGACTTCAGTCCAGATATACACAGAATGGGATTCTCCATATGTTGGACAGAAACAAGAGGATAAAATCTCGACCAGAACGCTTCCAGACCTGCAAAGACCAGTTCGATCTGATAGTGACATGTGAGGAGCGTGTGTACGATCAGGTGCTTGAAGGTAAAATGGCCGTCCCTTGTGTTCACCACGCCATTGACCTAGCTGCTTGTGAAACGTGGTTTGCTGATGCCCCCATCTTGTGATTTCCCAGATCTGAATTCAAGAGAACAGGAGACATTCCAGTCAGTGCATGTCATAAACGTGGACATTCAGGATAATCATGAAGAAGCCACGATTGGAGCTTTCCTCATTTGTGAACTGTGCCAATGTGTAAGTGTTTACACTTTTGTGTATTGGGAGCATGGGGAACGAATGTGAAAgagtgcacagcacagaaacacatccAACAATCAATCCAAATGGGATGGTACTTGTTCTCCAGCCAGATGTATACAGGTGAATTTGTCAGTTTTCTGACTGGTACAATTTCTTTGTAGTGCAATATGAATGTTTGTAAGAACGGTACGTGATTTTCTGTAGCTCGAGTAGTGAATGTGGGATGTTCCTTGGTGCAACACATTGCTTTATGGTAGGTGCAATTCAGTATGTGCTGCAGCTTGacaaatttgtcttttttttactaGAATTGACACTGGCCAGTTTTTAGTTTCTATTCTGATTGAGCATCCAACATTAGGATTTTTTGTGTAATACTCCATCTTTGTCACTATCTACAACTTCAGCTGGAGCCGTACTCTCAGTAAAACAATCAAGTGTGATCCCTGCCAGCTAGTTcaggggaaacagttaatgttttggttctattggtaccaatatgttgAGGTGCTTCATATGTACAAAAATCAATTGGAGTTTTGGCATTTGATTCACTCATTACCCATAttaaccagcctttcctggtcCACATTTCATGTGTAACAAGAAACTTGTGGCTCGATATTCTCCAGCAATCTTCAACAAGGCTGTGAATAGTTTGATTTATAATCACAGTATGGAGATATTAAAACCCCAAATTATTGAAAGAAGTGGAAGTGCTCTGGAATCTGAAACCGAATTCTAGTCCACTATAACATGCAGGTCTAACCTATTTAGCACCTATTATCCAATCACCATTTCATTACTATGCTTTGCTGTAACATCAAAACACAGGAACTCAAGTGTAGTCAATTAAGAGGGCAGAGGAGAGTTCCTAGTTCTCATTGTGCTCACAcagctgtggattttttttttgaagctgtGTAATTGTGGATGTGTTGGACAAACTCCCATGCTGTTAATAGATCAGTCCACCAGAAAATAAAGGCTAGAACACAGATCCCAGTTCTAGGATTTCTCATAATTTCAGTAGAACTGAATTCTGGATTTTAGTGCAAGCTGGAAAAATCCCCAGCCCTTAGCTTTGTGGATCCTGGTATCGCTGCCACCTCTGCAAAGGTGTGATTGTACCTGTTCCATTACAATGGCCTGTGGCAGGGAGCTGATTCTTTTTGGCcctggttcagtcccttcccactaaCTGAGAAGCTCAGCACTTGGTAAACCGAACCTGCAGTCCTAGCTGGGCCTTGGCCTGCCCAACGTCCTGACAATTGTGCCTCAATAACGAacagctccagaggaaacagtgcCTGATTTCATGCATGGACATTGCATTCTGAAAACTGGTACATAATCTCATTTTTACTTTAGTTAAATAGATGGTTTGAGCATCTTGGGTACCATCGTAAGGTGAAGcctaagtagtttttttttactgtgactTGTGTTATCCTTTGTTTAAAATCAGTTGCTGCACTAAATACGTTGGTAACAATAGCCTGATATTCTTTTACATTTGTCTTCTCTGCTTTTTTAGTATTTCTGGTGGGGAAAGGAGGTGTTCATGGGGAGGAGAATCCCAACCAGGTgaacaatactgcagatgctggaaacctgaaacacaaacagtaaatgttggagcaataaatctgctggaggaactcagcaggtcgagcagcatctgtgggtggaaggaatggtcaacgttttgggttgaaaccctgcatcaggactaagtgaggaagggaaatggccagtataaaaaggaaagggagagaggctTCCCCTCTTATCCTGGCCATCTCCGCTCTCAACTCTGTCCTGGTGCAGGTTGATGACCCGAAACAACATCAGTTCCAACCCCCCTCCTCACCAACAAAtgctgctccagagtccagcatctgcagtctcttgtgtccccagcaAATGTTGGAAGTCCTCGGgttccggcagcatctgtggagagagaagcagaattaacgttGCCGGGCAATGACCTTGAGAAATCCGACGGGCACCCTGCCCCGATCCCTCGGAATCCCCCCCCGGCTGGCCGGTACCTTCCTCCTAGTGTGGGTGTTACTGGGGAGGCGGGACAAAGGACTGGGTTTGCAACAGAAAAACAGACGAAATTTCCACCAGTGTTGGGAGGAAGGTGGAACATCTTAGTTAATGTCCGCTCCGGTGACTGACCTGGAACCTGTGCATCTTCCACACTCCCTGCTTCCCTGAGTTCCCAATGTAACTGTCGACCCTGGGAGAGGTCAGCCAAGGACCGGGTCTTCGTTGCCACACTTAGTGTCTCCAcctgcccgccccccccccaccccccttcccctccccccttcccctccccaccccccttcccctccccccttcccctccccaccccccttcccctccccaccccccttcccctccccaccccccttcccctccccaccccccttcccctccccggcACGATGATGAACGCTGACCTCAGCCGTATTTGTCCTGTTTAGATTCAGCGCACCGAGGACATGGAGAATGAAATCGATGAACTGATCCAGGAACTGGAGGAGAAGAGCGGCCGGACCTTCCTGCACACCGTCTGCTTCTActgaggggctggggaggggagggcaggagagggCGCGCAGGCCTTCTGCCGCCGCTGCAGTGCTGATCTGTATATAATTTATAGTCTATTTTAAGTTTGAATCGCTGCTCGGCGCGGGTCCTGTGATGTGTCCGAATGAATCTCTTGTAGAGCGAGTCTGACGATGGCGCAAAGTGTATCCAACATGAAGcttcattaaaaacaaaaaccATGGCCGGACTCCAGTCCCCAGTCTCTCTTTATTTCTCAGGTTTCGCAGCCGAAGACCCGTGGGGGTGatctcgtgtgtgtgtgttgggggggggggggggggtcgctgaTTTCCCGGGTTCGGGGTTGGAGCGGGAGCTGGGATTGGGCGGGAGACGTGGTGCGGAATACAAATGTGCAGCGGCATCGTCGCGGCTGCCAGTCGGCGGGGCGACGGTGGCGGAGGCGGCCCCCACCGCGCTGCTGAAGGTCCCTTCCACCCCGGGGGTGGCTgcttcacccctcctccctcctcacaaccccccccccctccagcccAGCTCCCtcacctcttcttccccccccccccccccgcctctgaATCATTTATCGTCTGTGGGGCGGATCAATCGTTAAACTGCGGCAGCGAACCCGATGTGGCGTGTGAGAGGGAGCGTGGAGCCGGctgctggtggaggggaggggaagggagggagggagggggggaagagtgagtgagtgtgtgtgcggggggagggagggggcagagcgaggtggtggggggggggggggggtgaccggcCGCGCACTCCCGGGACAGCTGAGTGCGCCGGAGCCCGCCAGCAGCGAGGAGACACTGCGATTTATGCTTCCCACCGCCAACACCATGATCTTCATGTTCGTGGGGACGTCGATGGTGATGGTGAGTGAGCAGCCGCTCGCTGCATGCTGTGTGTTGCGGCGGTTTGCGGCGGCCGCCCTCTCGGCACTCCTCCGGCCGAAGCCCTCACCTGCTCTGCCTTCTTGCTCTGTCCGCTCTCTTGCAGGCCATAGCTTGCATCGTGGACATGAACGCCCTGCTCGACCGATTCCACAATTACATCCTCCCGCACCTGCGAGGCGAGGACCGGGTCTGTCACTGCAACTGTGGAAGGTAAAGCGAGCCCGGGCCCGGGTCCCACTGCCATCCCCTCCTACCACCTCCGCTGTTCCTCtaccctctctctgcaacttttctaccccccccccgcCGCTTCGGCCCCACTGCagatcctctccctctccctcccccccccccccaccccgctcctCATTTATTCCTCTTCGCTCAATCACCCGCAGCCCGCAACTCGTGGCCTCTGCTCCCCTCCACGCATTTCCTCCGCCCCTCCTCTTGCCCGCCCAacctccccccacaccacccctctCCACTGTCCCCCACTGCCACCCCATCTcactcctccccacaccccagcCCCCTTTGCTCTTGCCACACTTCCCTGCCCAACCCATCCCTCGTTCCCCCTCTCTATCTCGCTTCCCCCcttgctccccctctctctcccccctctatcTCGCTTCCCCCCcttgctccccctctctctcccccctctatcTCGCTCTCACTCCCCGTCTCTTTCCCCCTTcaatatctctctccctctctccctctcctaaCTCGCTCCCCCAATCTTTCAGACACCATATTCACTATGTGATTCCTTACGATGCCGATCAGTCAGTGGTCGACTCCTCAGAAAATTACTTTGTGACGGACAATGTGACGAAGCAGGAGATCGACCTGATGTTGGGGCTGTTGCTGGGTTTCTGCATCAGCTGGTTTCTGGTGTGGATGGATGGTGTCCTTCACTGTGTGGTCCGGGCATGGAGGACGAACAGACGTTATGGTGAGTGCATCCCTGAGGAAATCTCCCAGCGTCGGGGGGCGATATGTGGCCCAGGGGGACATGTGGACAGGCTGTGGCCAAAAATCAGctccttccagtaaatttgtgTGGTGCATTTGCCCCTTACTCCACCTCAGGCCAAGGGAACAGAACTGATTCAAAAGTTTGGGAGGATGTGACTGCCTTCCTCTGACCTTGTCTGTTTTAGTCGGATGATTCTGACACTGGGTACAGGGATATGGTTCAGTGTCACACTTAGTCCTGCAATATACACCCAACTAGGCTTTGTAATTCCTAACCTCTTGGTTAGTGCAATTCTGATGCAAAGtcattgactgaaatgttaactgtttctccacagatgctgcctgacctaatgagtaattccagcactttgttttcatttcagatttgcagcattttgcttttggaaaaatAGAAACATCAGATTTTTAGAGTAGGAACATCTCCCCAGCTTAACCTTTGCACAGAGGCTGACACTTGCAccttttggattcagtttgctcCTAGTATTGTGACAAATCTCCAACCATTAGTGTCCCACCATTATTCCTTCACACACTCCTAGACTTGGTGTAAGTCTAACTCTTGTATCGGCCACGTCTCCATGGTGACCGTTCACGTGTCTGAGTCAAATCATTGTGGATTCCAGTCTCACCCCAGTGCCTTGTGCACAGAAGTCTAGGCAGACAGTCTGGAGCAGAGCTGAGTGCATACTGCATTTAGTGGTATCAttgtgattgatggtcagcacagactcgatgggctgaaaagcCTATTTCTGTCCTCTGTGACTATTTTCAGGAAGACTAAGGAAGTTACTCTAGGCCAATCTTTACCCTCAACTGACACCTTAAAAACCAATTATTTGGTCATCATCACATagtcatttgtgggatcttgtgtgAATATTGGCTATCTACTTTTCAACAGAgagctttttaaaaattgaggaCAGGAAAGGTGATTTAAAGCAgccttgaacctgaaacattccttctgtttctctttccatagatgctgcctgacctcccgagtttttttaaagagcatttcctcttttctcacatttccagcatctgcagtttttaaaaaaaatatttttctaggTGTCTTAAAGTGCTTGCTTCCTCTCTAACCAGCTCTTTCATCTCCTTTTCTTTCAGATGATTCCTGGTCCTGGATCCCGAGGTTATGTAATCTGAAGGATTTCAGGAGGCGTTCCCACCGGCAGTATGAGGAGTCTGCAGGGAACATGGTACACATCAAACAGAAACTGTATCACAATGGGCACCCGAGCCCTCGACACCTGTAACCTTCAACTGCCAGAAGCTGGGACTCGAAACAAGGAGCTTGTGGAGACTCCGATCCTTTTAAAACCAGATCAAAACCACTGCTGCTGATGATGAGATGGCAGTTGCCCTGAGCCAGAGTGACCTGTACATTCTGTAAATACCCTGGGTTACAGCCCAAAGCAGCTGCTTCTCTGTAATCTTTTCTTATTTTGAGTACATATACCGAGAGGTGCTTCAAAATGAC encodes the following:
- the ssu72 gene encoding RNA polymerase II subunit A C-terminal domain phosphatase SSU72, with the translated sequence MPQHPLRVAVVCSSNQNRSMEAHSILSKKGFNVRSFGTGMHVKLPGPAPDKPNIYDFKTTYDQMYNDLIRKDKELYTQNGILHMLDRNKRIKSRPERFQTCKDQFDLIVTCEERVYDQVLEDLNSREQETFQSVHVINVDIQDNHEEATIGAFLICELCQCIQRTEDMENEIDELIQELEEKSGRTFLHTVCFY
- the LOC127583314 gene encoding transmembrane protein 240, which encodes MLPTANTMIFMFVGTSMVMAIACIVDMNALLDRFHNYILPHLRGEDRVCHCNCGRHHIHYVIPYDADQSVVDSSENYFVTDNVTKQEIDLMLGLLLGFCISWFLVWMDGVLHCVVRAWRTNRRYDDSWSWIPRLCNLKDFRRRSHRQYEESAGNMVHIKQKLYHNGHPSPRHL